Proteins found in one Anas platyrhynchos isolate ZD024472 breed Pekin duck chromosome 18, IASCAAS_PekinDuck_T2T, whole genome shotgun sequence genomic segment:
- the ABCA2 gene encoding ATP-binding cassette sub-family A member 2 isoform X9 gives MGFLHQLHLLLWKNVTLKRRSPWVLTFEIFIPLVLFFILLGLRQKKPTIPVKEAFYTAAPLTSAGILPIMQSLCPDGQRDEFGFLQYSNSTVTQLLEHLSEVVEQSNLFDPDHPGLEEELESLRRRLEALSSSEPSSMETHFSSQAGSGFTLGWAAKDQGELQRFLMQNLSLPNDTTELLLGSSIDLREVYHLLFGSSPLAPDNVHEQDLWDQFGPSDKISQLEKSLPSSWRSLREGLVHSALRNPSTALQRPALLRLLSQALGLASATTAPSGSYSPQAFVTEMELPALQGVLFTAPVLEQLTCEHSSGTLRRLLRVAPSQQPLLQAYRALVCNGSRAAREERFTLLAAELRDQLDVPKIISRLQLDEVNSTAAQHRLRTLLEDLMEMEKVLHDMDILSALARLLPRGACTSKAPPPTANSTGWASANATASNATVEEEGARGDLAGGDNPQGQFSAFVQLWAGLQPILCGNNRTIEPEALKQGNMSSLGFTSKEQRNLGLLVHLMTSNPKILYAPVGTEVDKVILKANETFAFVGNVTHYAKVWLNISPEIRAYLEEGRLQRRIRWLQQFTTDLHKHPEILNVSENDLLRNFLNGNFSLPNASVLLQQLDTIDNAACGWVHFMAKVSVDIFKGFPDEESIVNYTLNQAYQDNVTVFASVIFQTNRDGSLPPHVMYKIRQNSSFTEKTNEIRRAYWRPGPNTGGRFYFLYGFVWIQDMMERALINTFVGHDVVEPGNYVQMFPYPCYTRDDFLFVIEHMMPLCMVISWVYSVAMMIQHIVTEKEHRLKEVMKMMGLNNAVHWVAWFITGFVQLSISVTALTAILKYGKVLMHSDVLIIWLFLAIYAVATIMFCFLVSVLYSKAKLASACGGIIYFLSYVPYMYVAIREEVAHDKITAFEKCIASLMSTTAFGLGSKYFALYEVAGVGIQWHTFSQSPVEGDDFNLLLSMMMLIIDAVVYGVLTWYIEAVHPGMFGLPRPWYFPFQKSYWLGNGRVETWEWTWPWSHTTRLSIMEEDQACAMESRRLEETRGIEEEPTHLPLVVCIDKLTKVYKTDKKLALNKLSLNLYENQVVSFLGHNGAGKTTTMSILTGLFPPTSGSATIYGHDIRTEMDEIRKNLGMCPQHNVLFDKLTVEEHLWFYSQLKSMAEEEIRKEMDKMIEDLELSNKRHSLVQTLSGGMKRKLSVAIAFVGGSRAVILDEPTAGVDPYARRAIWDLILKYKPGRTILLSTHHMDEADLLGDRIAIISHGKLKCCGSPLFLKSTYGDGYKLTVVKRQSDTRNSTEPGQPHSPLGHSSVSPCSEPRVSQFIKKYVASCLLISDTNTELSYILPSEAVKKGCFERLFQHLEQSLEELDLTSFGLMDTTLEEVFLKVSEEDQSLENSDVDQEADVEAEDHDLAGQGTFKLEGSWLKLRQFHGLIVKRFHCAKRNTKALFSQILLPAFFVCVAMTVALSVPEIGDLPPLILSPSQYHNYTQPKGNFIPYANEERREYRIRLSPDASPQQLVNTFHLPSGIGATCVLKTAFNNTLDQPMQTLNLNSNESKMLAAKYFDAMCIDSFTQGLPLSNFVPPPPSPAPSDYPISVDEDLLHAWNSTIFSSAIKETVTSAPALPRIIHEPIKCTCSMQGTGFSCPSGVGGHPPQMKVVTGDILADITGRNVSEYLLYTSDRFRLHRYGALTFGNVQKSIPASFGARAPAMVRKIAVRRTAQVFYNNKGYHSMPTYLNALNNAILRANLPKSKGNPAAYGITVTNHPMNKTSASLSLDYLLQGTDVVIAIFIIVAMSFVPASFVVFLVAEKATKAKHLQFVSGCDPVIYWLANYVWDMLNYLVPATCCIIILFVFDLPAYTSPTNFPAVLSLFLLYGWSITPIMYPASFWFEVPSSAYVFLIVINLFIGITATVATFLLQLFEHDKDLKVVNSYLKSCFLVFPNYNLGHGLMEMAYNEYINEYYAKIGQFDKMKSPFEWDIVTRGLVAMTIEGFVGFFITIMCQYNFFRKPQRLPVSTKPIEDDIDVANERHRVLRGDADNDMLKIENLTKVYKSRKIGRILAVDRLCVGVRPGECFGLLGVNGAGKTTTFKMLTGDESTTGGEAFVNGHSILKELLQVQQSLGYCPQFDALFDELTAQEHLELYTRLRGIPWKDEERVVKWALKKLELTKYADKPASTYSGGNKRKLSTAIALIGYPAFIFLDEPTTGMDPKARRFLWNLILDVIKTGRSVVLTSHSMEECEALCTRLAIMVNGRLKCLGSIQHLKNRFGDGYMITVRTKSSLNVKEVVRFFNRNFPEAILKERHHTKAQYQLKSDQISLAQVFSKMEQVVDVLGIEDYSVSQTTLDNVFVNFAKKQSDNLEQQETSPSCAMQSPLEHVLSLLRPRATPTELQALVVEEQEDLETDDEGLISFEEERAQLSFNTDTLC, from the exons ATGGGGTTCCTGCACCAGCTCCATCTCCTGCTCTGGAAGAACGTGACGCTGAAGCGGCGCAGCCCG tGGGTGCTGACTTTTGAGATCTTCATCCCACTGGTGCTCTTCTTCATCCTCCTGGGACTGCGACAGAAGAAGCCAACCATCCCTGTGAAGGAAG CTTTCTACACGGCGGCCCCACTCACCTCGGCTGGGATCCTGCCTATCATGCAGTCCCTGTGTCCCGATGGCCAGCGTGATGAGTTTGGCTTCCTGCAGTACTCCAACTCCAC GGTGACAcagctcctggagcacctcAGTGAGGTGGTGGAGCAGAGTAACTTATTTGACCCAGACCACCCGGGCctggaggaggagctggagtcCCTGCGTCGGCGCCTGGAGGCCCTCAGCAGCAGCGAGCCCAGCTCCATGGAGACCCACTTCAGCAGCCAAGCAG GGTCTGGCTTCACACTGGGGTGGGCAGCCAAGGACCAGGGTGAGCTGCAGCGCTTCCTCATGCAGAACCTGTCCCTCCCCAACGACACGACTGAGCTCCTCTTGGGCTCCAGCATTGACCTGCGGGAG GTATATCACCTGTTGTTTGGGTCCTCTCCTTTGGCACCAGACAATGTCCATGAACAAGACCTGTGGGATCAGTTTGGACCCAGTGACAAGATCTCACAGCTGGAG AAGAGccttcccagcagctggagaAGCCTGCGGGAAGGGCTGGTCCACAGCGCGCTGCGCAACCCctccacagccctgcagaggccAGCGTTGCTCCGCCTGCTCTCTCAGGCCCTGGGCCTTGCCAGTGCCACCACAGCACCTTCAGGCTCCTACAGCCCCCAGGCCTTTGTCACGGAGATGGAG ctccctgccctgcagggtgTTCTCTTCACAGCACCAGTGCTGGAGCAGCTGACGTGCGAGCATAGCTCTGGGACGCTGCGCCGCCTCCTGCGTGTGGCCCCAAGCCAGCAGCCGCTGCTGCAGGCATACCGGGCGCTGGTGTGCAATGGCAGCCGGGCAGCCCGCGAGGAGCGCTTCAccctgctggctgctgagcTGCGGGACCAGCTGGATGTCCCCAAGATCATCAGCAGG CTGCAACTGGATGAGGTGAACAGCACGGCAGCCCAGCACCGGCTCCGCACCCTCCTAGAGGACCTCATGGAGATGGAGAAGGTTCTCCACGACATGGACATCCTCTCAGCACTGGCCAGGCtcctgcccaggggagcctgcaCCAGCAAGGCTCCACCACCTACCGCCAACAGCACTGGCTGGGCCAGTGCTAATGCCACAGCCAGCAATGCCACGGTGGAAGAGGAGGGTGCCAGGGGGGACCTGGCTGGTGGTGACAACCCCCAGGGGCAGTTCTCAGCCTTTGTGCAGCTTTGGGCTGGTCTGCAACCCATCCTCTGTGGCAACAACCG GACAATTGAACCTGAGGCACTGAAGCAGGGCAACATGAGCTCTCTGGGTTTCACCAGCAAGGAACAGCGAAACCTAGGACTCCTCGTACATCTTATGACCAGCAACCCCAAAATTCTTTACGCTCCTGTGGGTACCGAAGTGGACAAGGTCATTCTGAAG GCCAACGAGACCTTTGCCTTTGTGGGCAATGTCACCCACTATGCCAAGGTATGGCTGAACATATCACCTGAGATCCGGGCCTACCTGGAAGAGGGCAGACTGCAGAGACGTATCCGCTGGCTCCAGCAG TTCACCACTGACCTCCACAAGCACCCAGAGATCCTGAATGTCTCCGAAAATGACCTTCTCCGCAACTTTCTCAATGGCAACTTCTCACTGCCGAATGCCAgtgtcctgctccagcagctggacACTATTGATAATGCTGCCTGTGGCTGGGTCCACTTCATGGCCAAG GTCAGTGTGGACATCTTCAAGGGCTTCCCAGATGAGGAAAGCATCGTCAACTACACACTGAACCAGGCCTACCAGGACAACGTCACAGTCTTTGCCA GTGTGATCTTCCAGACCAACAGGGATGGCTCACTGCCCCCGCATGTCATGTACAAGATCAGGCAGAACTCCAGCTTCACGGAGAAGACCAACGAGATCCGGCGTGCATACTGGCGGCCCGGACCCAACACTGGTGGCCGCTTCTACTTCCTCTATGGCTTTGTCTGGATCCAGG ACATGATGGAGCGTGCCCTCATCAACACTTTTGTTGGCCATGATGTGGTGGAGCCTGGCAACTATGTGCAGATGTTCCCATACCCATGTTACACCCGGGACGA CTTTCTCTTCGTCATCGAGCACATGATGCCCCTGTGCATGGTGATCTCCTGGGTCTACTCAGTAGCCATGATGATCCAGCATAttgtgaccgagaaggagcatCGCCTGAAAGAG GTCATGAAGATGATGGGCTTGAACAATGCAGTGCATTGGGTGGCTTGGTTCATCACCGGCTTCGTCCAGCTCTCCATCTCAGTCACAGCACTCACTGCAATCCTGAAATATGGCAAGGTCCTGATGCACAGTGACGTCCTCATCATCTGGCTCTTTCTCGCCATCTATGCTGTGGCCACCATCATGTTCTG TTTCCTGGTGTCAGTGCTCTACTCCAAGGCCAAGCTGGCTTCTGCCTGTGGAGGCATCATCTATTTCCTCAGCTACGTGCCCTACATGTATGTGGCCATCCGGGAGGAGGTGGCGCATGACAAGATCACGGCCTTTGAGAAGTGCATTGCG TCTCTCATGTCCACCACGGCCTTTGGGCTGGGCTCCAAGTACTTTGCGCTGTATGAGGTGGCTGGTGTGGGCATCCAGTGGCACACCTTCAGCCAGTCGCCTGTGGAAGGAGATGACTTCAACCTCCTGCTGTCCATGATGATGCTGATCATAGATGCTGTGGTGTACGGGGTGCTCACGTGGTACATTGAGGCTGTGCACCCGG GCATGTTTGGCCTGCCGCGGCCCTGGTACTTCCCGTTCCAGAAGTCCTACTGGCTGGGAAATGGAAGAGTGGAGACCTGGGAGTGGACCTGGCCCTGGTCACATACCACCCGCCTCAGCATCATGGAAGAGGATCAGGCCTGCGCCAtggagagcaggaggctgg AGGAGACACGGGGAATTGAGGAGGAGCCAACCCACCTCCCCTTGGTCGTCTGCATTGACAAGCTCACCAAGGTCTACAAGACAGACAAGAAACTGGCACTGAACAAGCTGAGCCTCAACCTCTATGAGAACCAGGTGGTGTCCTTCCTGGGGCACAATGGTGCAGGCAAAACCACCACCAT GTCCATCCTGACTGGCTTGTTCCCTCCGACCTCGGGCTCCGCTACCATCTATGGCCACGATATCCGAACAGAGATGGATGAGATCCGGAAAAACCTGGGCATGTGTCCCCAGCACAATGTGCTCTTCGACAAGCTGACAGTGGAGGAGCACCTCTGGTTCTACTCACAGCTCAAGAGCATGGCAGAGGAGGAGATCCGCAAGGAGATGGACAA GATGATTGAGGATCTGGAGCTCTCCAACAAACGCCATTCCCTGGTGCAGACCCTCTCAGGAGGCATGAAGAGGAAGCTGTCAGTGGCCATTGCCTTTGTAGGTGGGTCACGGGCTGTCATCTTGGACGAGCCCACGGCTGGAGTCGACCCATACGCACGCAGGGCCATCTGGGATCTCATCCTCAAGTACAAGCCAG GGAGGACCATCCTGCTGTCCACTCATCACATGGATGAGGCTGACCTGCTGGGCGACCGCATTGCCATCATCTCCCATGGCAAACTCAAGTGCTGTGGTTCCCCACTCTTCCTCAAGAGCACCTATGGCGATGGCTACAAGCTGACGGTGGTGAAGAGGCAGTCAGACACCAGAAACAGCACAG agccaggccagCCCCACAGTCCTCTAGGCCACTCTTCTGTCAGCCCCTGCTCTGAGCCCCGCGTCTCCCAGTTTATCAAGAAATACGTGGCCTCCTGCCTCCTCATCTCGGACACCAACACTGAGCTCTCCTACATCCTGCCAAGCGAGGCTGTCAAGAAGGGCTGCTTTGAGAGGCTCTTCCAG CACTTGGAGCAAAGTCTGGAGGAACTTGACCTCACCAGTTTTGGGCTGATGGACACCACACTTGAGGAGGTCTTCCTGAAGGTGTCTGAGGAGGACCAGTCCCTGGAGAACAGTGATGTGG ACCAAGAGGCCGATGTGGAGGCAGAGGACCATGACTTGGCCGGGCAGGGGACCTTCAAGCTGGAGGGCTCATGGCTGAAGCTGCGCCAGTTCCACGGGCTGATTGTAAAACGCTTCCACTGTGCCAAGCGCAACACCAAGGCCCTCTTCTCTCAGatccttctgcctgccttcttTGTCTGCGTGGCCATGACTGTGGCACTCTCCGTGCCTGAAATAG GTGACCTGCCACCCCTCATCCTCTCGCCATCACAGTACCACAATTACACCCAGCCCAAGGGCAATTTCATTCCTTATGCCAACGAGGAGCGGCGTGAGTACCG catCAGGCTGTCTCCAGatgccagcccccagcagctaGTGAACACCTTCCACCTGCCCTCTGGCATCGGGGCCACCTGTGTGCTCAAGACAGCCTTCAACAACACACTGGACCAACCCATGCAGACCCTGAACCTCAATAGCAATGAGTCCAAGATGCTGGCAGCCAAGTACTTTGATGCTATGTGCATCGACTCCTTCACTCAGGGCCTGCCACTCTCCAACTTCGTGCCACCGcctccatccccagctcctTCCGACTACCCCATCTCAGTGGATGAGGACTTGCTGCATGCTTGGAACTCCACAATCTTCTCTTCTGCTATCAAAG AGACCGTCACCTcggcccctgccctgccccggaTCATCCATGAGCCTATCAAGTGCACATGCTCCATGCAGGGGACTGGTTTCTCATGCCCCAGTGGTGTGGGAGGCCATCCGCCACAGATGAAGGTGGTGACGGGGGACATCCTGGCAGACATCACGGGGCGCAACGTCTCCGAGTACCTGCTCTACACCTCAGACCGCTTCCGTCTGCACAG GTACGGGGCACTCACCTTTGGCAATGTCCAGAAATCCATCCCAGCCTCCTTTGGGGCCAGGGCTCCTGCCATGGTGCGCAAGATTGCCGTCCGGAGAACAGCCCAG GTCTTCTACAACAACAAGGGCTACCACAGCATGCCCACCTACCTCAATGCTCTCAACAATGCCATCCTACGAGCGAACCTGCCCAAGAGCAAAGGCAACCCTGCTGCCTACG GCATCACGGTCACAAACCATCCCATGAACAAGACGAGCGCCAGCCTGTCCTTGGATTACCT TTTGCAAGGCACAGACGTGGTGATTGCCATCTTCATCATTGTGGCCATGTCCTTTGTGCCTGCCAGCTTTGTGGTGTTCTTGGTGGCTGAAAAGGCCACCAAGGCCAAACACCTGCAGTTTGTGAGCGGCTGCGACCCTGTCATCTACTGGTTGGCCAACTACGTGTGGGATATG tTGAACTACCTGGTACCAGCCACGTGCTGTATCATTATCCTTTTCGTGTTTGACCTCCCGGCATACACCTCTCCCACCAACTTCCCAGCCGTCCTCTCACTCTTTCTGCTGTATGG CTGGTCCATCACCCCCATCATGTACCCTGCCTCCTTCTGGTTTGAGGTGCCCAGCTCTGCCTACGTCTTCCTCATCGTCATCAACCTCTTCATTGGCATCACTGCCACTGTCGCCAcgttcctgctgcagctctttgAGCATGACAAG GATTTGAAGGTGGTGAACAGCTACCTGAAGAGCTGCTTCCTTGTATTCCCTAACTACAACCTGGGCCATGGCTTGATGGAGATGGCTTACAATGAGTACATCAATGAGTACTACGCCAAGATTG GGCAGTTTGATAAAATGAAATCACCTTTTGAATGGGACATTGTGACGCGTGGACTTGTCGCCATGACAATTGAAGGCTTCGTCGGCTTCTTCATCACCATCATGTGCCAATACAACTTCTTCCGGAAGCCCCA GCGGCTTCCTGTCTCCACCAAGCCCATCGAAGATGACATTGATGTAGCCAATGAGCGGCACCGTGTCCTGCGTGGGGATGCTGACAATGACATGCTGAAGATTGAAAATCTCACCAAG gtATACAAGTCCCGCAAGATTGGGCGCATCCTGGCCGTGGATCGGCTGTGCGTGGGTGTGCGGCCTGGGGAGTGCTTCGGGCTGCTGGGTGTCAATGGTGCGGGAAAGACGACCACCTTCAAGATGTTGACGGGGGACGAGAGCACCACAGGAGGAGAGGCCTTCGTTAATGGGCACAG CATCCTGAAGGAGCTCCTGCAGGTGCAGCAGAGCTTGGGCTACTGCCCACAGTTCGATGCACTCTTCGACGAGCTGACAGCCCAGGAGCACCTGGAGCTCTACACCCGCCTGCGTGGCATCCCGTGGAAAGATGAGGAGCGG GTAGTCAAGTGGGCACTGAAGAAGCTTGAGCTGACCAAATACGCTGACAAGCCTGCCAGCACCTACAGTGGAGGCAACAAGAGGAAGCTGTCCACAGCCATCGCATTGATCGGCTACCCAGCCTTCATCTTCCTG GATGAGCCAACAACGGGGATGGATCCCAAGGCA